The following proteins come from a genomic window of Synechococcus sp. BIOS-E4-1:
- a CDS encoding DMT family transporter, producing the protein MTTLQRGLLMVLPFALWGTAMAAMAPLVESGGAPLVACLRLLPAGIVLLIAVPYLGRSLTINSADRGWFLVFTLVDAILFQFFLAKGLQGTGAGLGSVLIDSQPLIVALLARWLFAESINPIGWIGLVLGLSGIVCLGVPAPLLQHWWLQADLSDLQAGWQDGTGWMLLAALAMALGTVLCRFACRNSDPVAVTGWHMVLGGFPLLAWHGLDASTELIPPWSAYDWAQMAYASLLGSALAYSLFFWFANREDLTGFSTLGFLTPVFALASGGVLLGERLDTLQWLAVLLVLISVLLVSQRQRLWEPWLSASITRPGDMKA; encoded by the coding sequence GGCTGCTGATGGTGTTGCCCTTCGCTCTGTGGGGTACTGCAATGGCGGCCATGGCCCCTCTTGTGGAGTCTGGTGGGGCTCCGCTTGTGGCCTGTCTGCGCCTGCTGCCGGCAGGCATCGTGCTGCTCATTGCCGTTCCTTACCTGGGCAGGTCGTTGACCATTAATTCAGCTGATCGTGGCTGGTTTCTGGTTTTCACCCTCGTCGATGCGATTCTTTTTCAGTTCTTTCTGGCCAAGGGGCTGCAGGGCACTGGTGCAGGCCTTGGATCGGTCCTGATTGATTCGCAGCCCCTGATCGTGGCTCTGCTCGCACGCTGGCTGTTCGCGGAATCGATCAATCCGATCGGCTGGATCGGTCTTGTGCTCGGACTTTCCGGAATCGTCTGTCTGGGGGTTCCGGCACCTCTCCTGCAGCACTGGTGGTTGCAGGCTGATCTCTCCGATCTGCAGGCTGGATGGCAGGACGGCACGGGCTGGATGCTGCTGGCGGCTTTGGCGATGGCCCTGGGCACCGTGCTCTGTCGCTTCGCTTGCAGAAACAGTGATCCCGTGGCGGTGACCGGCTGGCACATGGTTCTGGGTGGATTCCCTCTGCTCGCCTGGCATGGTCTTGATGCCAGCACTGAGCTGATCCCACCCTGGTCGGCCTATGACTGGGCTCAGATGGCCTACGCCTCGCTTTTGGGCAGCGCGCTTGCCTATTCCCTCTTTTTCTGGTTTGCCAACCGGGAGGATCTCACCGGTTTCAGCACGCTTGGATTTCTCACACCGGTGTTTGCGCTTGCCTCAGGGGGGGTGTTGCTGGGGGAACGGCTTGACACCCTGCAATGGTTGGCGGTGCTGCTGGTGCTGATCTCAGTGCTGTTGGTGAGTCAGCGACAGCGTCTCTGGGAGCCCTGGCTTTCTGCCTCGATCACCCGTCCAGGGGATATGAAGGCATGA
- a CDS encoding glycosyltransferase family 4 protein, protein MNDRPLTLVLVSTPVGQLGSGRGGGVELTLASLVKGLVQRGHRLHLVAPEGSCLPVTDGTVTLHTVPGVDQPSWQHADRNAPMRIPRDAVLPRLWDRALGLGSDVDALLNFGYDWLPLWLTPHVAPKIFHLVSMGSVSSVMDAAVADLARWDQRRLAFHTRRQADDFALVEPPEVVGNGFDLSRYELQLTTGGPLGWAGRVAPEKGLEDAASVAAQLGETLRVWGLVEDDAYAKRVESAVPAGTVEWCGFKPTAQLQRELGGCRALLNTPKWNEAYGNVVVEALACGVPVIAYNRGGPGEIIQDGETGWLVAPDDREALAEATLKASAIDRLACRRWVERCASQEGLAARVEAWMCRGLTPVDGTIS, encoded by the coding sequence ATGAACGATCGTCCTCTGACTCTGGTGCTGGTCAGCACACCTGTAGGACAGCTCGGCAGCGGCAGGGGGGGTGGGGTTGAGCTCACGCTTGCATCGTTGGTGAAGGGTTTGGTCCAGCGTGGCCATCGCCTGCATCTCGTGGCCCCGGAAGGGTCCTGTTTACCGGTGACGGATGGCACGGTGACACTGCATACCGTTCCGGGGGTTGATCAGCCGAGTTGGCAGCATGCGGATCGGAACGCACCGATGCGGATCCCCAGGGATGCTGTGCTGCCTCGACTCTGGGATCGCGCCTTGGGGCTGGGCAGCGATGTCGATGCGCTGCTCAATTTCGGTTACGACTGGCTGCCGTTATGGCTCACTCCTCACGTGGCTCCAAAAATTTTTCATCTCGTGAGTATGGGTTCCGTGTCTTCGGTGATGGACGCTGCCGTGGCTGATCTGGCCCGATGGGATCAGCGCCGCCTTGCGTTTCACACCCGTCGTCAGGCCGACGACTTCGCCCTGGTAGAGCCTCCTGAAGTGGTCGGTAACGGGTTTGATCTTTCCCGTTACGAGCTGCAGCTCACAACGGGTGGTCCGCTGGGCTGGGCCGGACGTGTGGCACCCGAAAAGGGGCTTGAGGATGCGGCGTCGGTAGCGGCCCAGCTTGGCGAGACACTGCGTGTTTGGGGGCTGGTGGAGGACGATGCCTATGCGAAGCGTGTCGAGAGTGCCGTTCCAGCAGGCACTGTTGAATGGTGCGGCTTCAAGCCCACAGCTCAGCTGCAGCGTGAGCTTGGCGGTTGCAGAGCGTTGCTCAACACGCCCAAGTGGAATGAGGCATACGGCAATGTTGTCGTTGAGGCCTTGGCTTGCGGTGTACCAGTGATCGCCTACAACCGCGGCGGCCCCGGAGAGATCATTCAGGACGGCGAAACCGGTTGGCTTGTAGCCCCCGATGATCGGGAAGCCCTTGCCGAAGCAACGCTTAAGGCGTCGGCCATCGACCGTCTTGCCTGCCGGCGCTGGGTCGAGCGTTGCGCGAGTCAGGAAGGACTGGCAGCTCGGGTCGAAGCCTGGATGTGCAGGGGGCTGACACCAGTGGATGGCACCATCTCCTGA